Below is a window of Planctomycetes bacterium MalM25 DNA.
GCTCGCCGGCGCGGTCGGCGTGTACGACCACCGCTACCGGCTGAACACCCCGTTCGCCGACACCTGGACCCGCAACGGCGAGCCCGTCGAAGAGGTGGGCGATTCGACCGACCTCGTCACCGCCGAGGCGATCCGGTTGCTCAAGGCGCCACGAGAAAAGCCGCTGCTGCTGTACGTCCCCTATCAGGCGGTTCACACGCCCCTCATTCCGAAGCCGGAGTGGATGGAGGTGAACCGCCACATCGAAGAGACCGACCGACAGTGGTACGCCGCGGTGGTCAGCCATATGGACGATTGCGTGGGGCAACTGCTCCACACGCTCGACGAGACCGGCCAGCGCGACAACACGGTCGTCCTCTTCCTGTCAGACAACGGGGCGCAGGTACACCACTCGGGTGAGCAGTACCCGCCGCCCGACTTCCGCTTGCGGAACTTCAGTTCGAACAAGCCGCTGCGGGGCGCCAAGACCGAGGTCTTCGAAGGGGGCATGCGCGTGCCGGCGATCGTGAGCTGGCCCGGCGAGCTCGCGCCCGGCGTCTGCGACGCGCCGCTGCACGCGGTCGACTGGCTACCGACGCTCGCCCGCGTCGCCGGCACCGAGGCGCCCGCCGACACGCCCCTCGACGGCCGATCGGTCTGGCCCGCGCTGACCGGCGACGCCGAAACGCAGGCCGCGCTAGAGGCGCGGACCCTCTACTGGGCCTGGGGCGTGGAGAAACGCCGCCGCGTCGCCTTGCGTGAGGGCGACTGGAAGGCGTTACGCAACGGCCCCAAGGCCCCCTGGCGGTTGTTCAACCTCGTCGACGATCCGTACGAGGAGAACGACCTCGCCGAGCAGCAGCCCGAACGCCTCGCCGCGTTGCAAGAGCGGCTCGACCAGATGGCGAAAGGGGACGCCAACCAGCAAGCCCCGTAGCGTGATTGCGCGACCCTATTCGGCCGCCACGGTCGCTTCGGCCGGTTCCTCTTCAGCGGCGGGTTCGGGCATCACGAGGTCGAGCCGTTCGATGTTGCCAGTGTGGCCGGTGCTCGGTGAAGCGCCGGCGACCGCGAGCAGGCCCCCCTGCCCGTCCGGGACGAGCTGGTGGAAGAACCGCTTGGTCTCGAACTTGTCGGCCTCGACCCATTCCGAGCGATCTTCGTTGAGCTTGTAGAGCGTCCCCCCCATGCCGCCGGCGTAGAGCACGCCATCGACGTTCCACGCGGCCAGGCCGAAGCCGTGGAAGCTCTTGCCGGGGAACTCGGGGCCTGCGGACCAAGCCCGCGTGGCCGGGTCGTAGAAGTGGACCGCCTTGGACATGCCGGTCTCGTCGGTCAGCCCGCAGAGGACCGCGACCAGGCCATCGACTTGCCCGACCGCCAGCGCGCGGCACTTGAAGGGGGGCTCGGGCAGCATAACCCACTCACCCTGTTCGTCGGTCAGGTCGTAGGCCAGCGCGCCGACTTCCCAATCGCCCTCGCTGTCGCCGGACAGCCGCCAGCCACCCGCCACGTAGAGGGTGTCGTCGATCACCACGGCGTTGTGCGACGAGCGCGGCTTCGGCAGCGGCGTCAGTTCGGCCCATTCGCCCGCCGCCGGGTCGTAGCACGAGAACCGATCGACCGAGTGCATGTCTTCTTCCTCGCCGGACGGGTTGCGCGCGTCGAGCCCGCCGATGCGGTAGACCTTGCCGCCGTGGGGGACCATCGCCATGCCTTGGAGCGGCGGGCCGGCGGGGAGCTCTTCCCAGTCGCCCTCGCCGTCCAGGCGGATGCGGCGGAAGTGCTTGGAGAGGTTGTCGCGCGAGTGGTCGTGCGCCTGGCCGATGTGGCCGCTGTAGACGTAGAGCCACCCGTCGGTGGACGCCGCGCCGAAGCTGGTGACCGCCTCGGGCAGGGCCGGCAGGGCGGCCGCCGTCTTGGACGCGGCTTCTTCGCTGAAGTGGAAGGTCGCCGTAAGGATGTGCGTGGCCGACGTGTAGTCCTTGCCGTTGACCTCGCCGCGGTCGTTCTTGTCGACCTTCATCACCATGAGGCCGTTGAGGCCGTCGTGGACCTTGTCGAGCGGGAAGCGGGCGATGCCCTCCGCGTCGGTCTTCGTGGAGACGCCCTCGCCCCCCACCTCGTTCGAGAGGGTCACGCCCGTCGCGGCGGCGGGCTCGCCATCCCAGAGGATCGTGGCGACCAGCTCGTCCCCCGCGACACCGAGCGTCGCCTGGAACTTGGCGTCGTCGCCGGCGGCGGGCCACGCCTGCGGCGCCTCCGCCGGGAAGTGCTGGGCGTAGTAGGTGAGCTTCGAGCCATGGTACGATCCGTAGACGATGGTCGTCGTCAGGCGGCCGCGCGGCTCGATCGGGTCCTCGCCCTCAAGGCCGAAGAAGCCCTCTTCCTCGAGACCCTCCATCGTGAGCAGCTTGGCGGGCGCGTCGATGGCCGACTGGTGGATCTCCGCCCCCTCGACCGACTCGGGCAGGTGGTAGTCCCGGTCGGACAGCCCCTCGCCGAAGAAGAGCCGCGGGTAGGCATCGTCGTTGACGTATAGCCAGGGAAAGTGAGCGCAGGCCGGCGCGACGCAGGCCAAGAGGGTCAGAACGAGTAACTGCCGGATCATGTTATTGCGGGTTGATGATAGAGGTGGCTTATTCGAGGGTGGCGACGACCTCGTCGCCGGCGCGGGTGACCAGGGCGCGCCGCAGCTCGGTGTCGGAGTCGTCGGTGAGAAATAGAACCGACCCGTCAAGCTTAACGAAGTTCACGCCCCCCGGGTGGTCGCTGCGGAACGTCCGCAGGCTGAGGGGCGCCGCGTGCTTGTCGTTGTTGTTGAACAACTGCGGGGCCTCGCCCGACATGTGGCCCCAGGCGAGGATCCAGTACCCCTGCGCCCACGCGAACGCGCCCCCCTGACCGGGCAGCGGCGGATTGTCCGCGCTGGGCAGCAGTTCGGCCTCGCCAAAGGGGTAATTGATCTCCCCCGCCAGTAAGGTCTGCGATGTGCCGTCGGTCACCTCCGCGAGGCTCAGACGGTACGGCTTGTCGGCGGAGACGTTGTCGAAAGCGCCCGTGTTGATCACCGGCTGGTACTGTTCTCGTGTCGAGATCAGGTAGCTGCCGTAGCCGTACGGCTGGCCCCCGCCCGAGGCGGCCACGGTCGGCGGACGCATCGAGGGGCAGAGATAGGCCGGGATCGTCCCGGTGGTCACCAAGCGGTTCACCGGATCGCTGATCTTTTTCTCGATGTCGTAGGTGGCGTAAAGCGAACCCTCTTCGAGATAGGGGAGCAACAGAACCAACGCGCTGCCGTGATCGGTCGTCGCCCCGACCTCGCCCGCCTTCGGCGGCGGCAGCGTCCGGTTCACGTCGTGGTACATCAGGGTCGCCAGGCCGACCTGCCGCAGGTTGCTCCGGCAGAGGCACCGCCGCGCTGTCTCTCGCGCCGCTTGCACGGCGGGCAACAGCAGCGCGACGAGGATGCCGATGATGGCGATCACCACCAGCAATTCGACCAGGGTGAAACCGCGGTCTCGCGAGCGAGCGCTCATTCCCGGGGCCCCCGTGGTGAACTGAAGAAGCATGTGCCGACGCAGAACGAGACCGTGGCGACCCCCGCCAGCGCGTAGACGCCGGCGGTCGGCTCGGGCACGGCGATCGCCTCGACGGCGTCGTGGGCGTCGCGCCACAGGGCGTAGTCCGCCGCGTCGACAACGCCGTCCGCGTTGCCGTCCGCGCCGAGGCCGGGGGTGGCGACCGTCGAGCCGTACGCGGCCGTCCAGGCGTCGTAGTCCGCGGAGTCGACGGCGCCGTCCGCGTCGTAGTCGCCGGGGATCGGCAGGATCGTGTAATCGATCGACAACGTGGCCGCCTCGGCGCCGGCGTAGATGCCGATCGCCTCCTTCGCGTACCACTGCGGGTAGGCGTCGCCGCTCGGCGAGCCGGGCTGCGACGCCGGATGCACCGACGACAAGAAGAAGCCGACGGCTCCCTCCGCCAACGATCGCTGCAGGTAATCGACCACGCCCGGCTGCGCGAGATCGATGTCGAAGCTGAAGGTCGTGTCGTTCGGGACCGCCGCGCCGGGCGTGAGCGGCGCTTCACCAAGAGCCCAAGGCGTGGCGTCAAACGGCGTGGTCGTCTCGTCGGGCGTCGTGGCGCTGAAGCCGCCCGTCAGGCTGTTCGACACGTCGGCGTAGACGCTCCCGCCCCCGCCCACAACCGGATAAGCAACGTAGCTCGCCCCGGCGCCCGAGTAGACGGGCGTCGATTCGGCAAAACGCTGCCCCGTCTGATCGGGCCCCAACGCGAACCCTTCGTAGCCCTCCCGGAAACCGACCCCGAACAGCTCCATCGGCTGGCCCCAAGTGATCCCGCCGTTCAACGCTTCGTCCAACAAGCCGGCGGTCGTGATCGGCTGGTCCTCGTACGGCACGCTCGCGGTGCTGCCGCTCTGCAGCCGCGCGGTGACCGTGACCGACTCGATCGCGTAACGCCCCGCGTCGAGTTCGACTTCGATCAGGTCGTCGGTCTCGAAGGCGAGCAGCATCGACCCGAGCCGGGCGGGGCCGCTCGCACCGTTCTCGAGGAATTCGTTCGTCTCTTCGTCGATCCCGATCCCGCCGAAGCTCGGCGTCAGCAGCCGGGAACCGCCGCCGAAACCGTTCACATACGACCACGTGTCGATCGCCGGCTCGTCCCAAGCGGCGGTCTCCCCGCGGCACGCGGCCGCGGGGAGAACCACTGCGATGAGCGTGGCGACGACGGGCCAAGCGCCGCGAGGACGCCGTTCCGTTCGCGTGTCCATCGTCTCATTCCTTTCGAGTCCGAGGTTTCAACGGCGACGCAACAACGCGCCGGCCGACAGAAGAACGAGCACCGCCGCCGAGGGTTCCGGCGTGGCGACCGCGGTGTCGGCCGCGAACGCCGTGGGCGACCAGGCCGTGTCGACGACGTACTCGCCGAACGACGTGAAGCTGACCGGGCCGCTGGTCATGGAGAACGTCTCGGGATCGGCCGTGCCGGGCAGCTCGTACTTCACGAAGAGCTGGCCCGACCCCGTGGCGTTGGTCGCTTGCAGCACGAGCGAGGGCTCGACGCCATCGATCGGGCCGAAATCCATATCGACCCCCCAGCCGCCGAAGA
It encodes the following:
- the atsA_31 gene encoding Arylsulfatase precursor translates to MMHRLLLLILLLLGGVQTDAKPPHFLVIVADDLGWNDVGYHNPEIRTPHLDRLAAEGVRLEQHYVMPQCTPTRVALMTGRYPSRFGEHCMQASNEQAFPLGTPTLASVMKDAGYETALCGKWHLGSKVEWGPQHYGFDHYYGSLAGAVGVYDHRYRLNTPFADTWTRNGEPVEEVGDSTDLVTAEAIRLLKAPREKPLLLYVPYQAVHTPLIPKPEWMEVNRHIEETDRQWYAAVVSHMDDCVGQLLHTLDETGQRDNTVVLFLSDNGAQVHHSGEQYPPPDFRLRNFSSNKPLRGAKTEVFEGGMRVPAIVSWPGELAPGVCDAPLHAVDWLPTLARVAGTEAPADTPLDGRSVWPALTGDAETQAALEARTLYWAWGVEKRRRVALREGDWKALRNGPKAPWRLFNLVDDPYEENDLAEQQPERLAALQERLDQMAKGDANQQAP
- a CDS encoding Kelch motif protein, coding for MIRQLLVLTLLACVAPACAHFPWLYVNDDAYPRLFFGEGLSDRDYHLPESVEGAEIHQSAIDAPAKLLTMEGLEEEGFFGLEGEDPIEPRGRLTTTIVYGSYHGSKLTYYAQHFPAEAPQAWPAAGDDAKFQATLGVAGDELVATILWDGEPAAATGVTLSNEVGGEGVSTKTDAEGIARFPLDKVHDGLNGLMVMKVDKNDRGEVNGKDYTSATHILTATFHFSEEAASKTAAALPALPEAVTSFGAASTDGWLYVYSGHIGQAHDHSRDNLSKHFRRIRLDGEGDWEELPAGPPLQGMAMVPHGGKVYRIGGLDARNPSGEEEDMHSVDRFSCYDPAAGEWAELTPLPKPRSSHNAVVIDDTLYVAGGWRLSGDSEGDWEVGALAYDLTDEQGEWVMLPEPPFKCRALAVGQVDGLVAVLCGLTDETGMSKAVHFYDPATRAWSAGPEFPGKSFHGFGLAAWNVDGVLYAGGMGGTLYKLNEDRSEWVEADKFETKRFFHQLVPDGQGGLLAVAGASPSTGHTGNIERLDLVMPEPAAEEEPAEATVAAE
- the xcpT_21 gene encoding Type II secretion system protein G precursor, which codes for MSARSRDRGFTLVELLVVIAIIGILVALLLPAVQAARETARRCLCRSNLRQVGLATLMYHDVNRTLPPPKAGEVGATTDHGSALVLLLPYLEEGSLYATYDIEKKISDPVNRLVTTGTIPAYLCPSMRPPTVAASGGGQPYGYGSYLISTREQYQPVINTGAFDNVSADKPYRLSLAEVTDGTSQTLLAGEINYPFGEAELLPSADNPPLPGQGGAFAWAQGYWILAWGHMSGEAPQLFNNNDKHAAPLSLRTFRSDHPGGVNFVKLDGSVLFLTDDSDTELRRALVTRAGDEVVATLE